The sequence ATAGTAGCAACATCGATGTATTGGAAAAATGCCTGGGTGAAAGTTAAAATCGGCTTAGCTAAAGGTAAAAAATTGCACGATAAACGCGAGGATATAAAAGACCGCGAATGGCAAGTCGCTAAACAACGTATTATGAAAAATGCAAATCGTGGGTAAATACCCTTCTTCCCTTTGTGGAAGAGTGTAAATAAAACCCAATTTTCTAAATTAAGGAACATAAAATGATCGACCAAAATCTGCTCCGTACAAACCTAGAAGAAGTTGCCCAAACTCTCAAAATTAAACGTAACTTTATTTTAGATGTAGAACGCGTAAAAAACCTTGAAGACCAACGTAAAATCTTGCAAGTGAAAACCGAAACATTGCAGGCAGAGCGTAATGCTCGTTCGAAAAATATCGGTGCGGCAAAAGCACGTGGTGAAGATATTTCAGCCCTATTAGCCGAAGTAGATTCAATGGGTAATGAGTTAGATAGTACCAAAGCTGAATTAGACAAAGTACAAAATGAAATCCGCGATTTGCTTTTATCTGTACCAAACTTACCGGCAGAGGAAGTGCCAATCGGCAAAGATGATAGCGAAAACTTAGAGGTTGCCCGCTGGGGTGAGCCTCGTCAATTTGATTTTGAAGTGAAAGATCATGTTGCTCTTGGCGAAAACTTAAACGGCTTAGATTTTGCTGCCGGCGTAAAATTAACCGCTAGCCGTTTTGTGGTGATGAAAGGTAAATTAGCTCGCTTACACCGTGCATTATCCCAATTTATGTTAGATCTACACACCGAGCAACACGGTTATGTAGAAACTAACGTGCCGTTTTTAGTCAATCACGACACCCTTTACGGCACAGGTCAATTACCAAAATTTGGTGAAGACTTATTCCATACACAACCATTAACCGGACAAGATCCAAACGAAGTGCAACGCCCATTTGGTTTAATTCCAACCGCTGAAGTACCGGTAACGAACTTAGTGCGTGATGAAATTATTGATGAAGACACATTGCCACTACGCTACACCGCCCACACGCCGTGCTTCCGAGCAGAAGCCGGTTCTTACGGACGTGATACACGTGGTTTAATCCGTATGCACCAATTTGAAAAAGTGGAACTAGTGCAAATTGTAGCTCCTGAAAAATCAATGGAAGCATTGGAAGAATTAACCGGCCACGCTGAAAAAGTGTTACAACTTTTAGGCTTACCATACCGCAAAATGCTACTCTGCTCTGGTGATATGAGCTTTGGTTCAACTAAAACCTACGATTTAGAAGTTTGGTTACCGGCGCAAAACACTTACCGTGAAATTTCTTCTTGCTCAAATATGTGGGATTTCCAAGCCCGCCGAATGTCCGCCCGCAGCAAAGCTAAAGGCGATAAGAAAACCCGCTTAGTGCATACTTTAAACGGTTCAGGTTTAGCGGTAGGACGTACACTTGTGGCAGTTTTAGAAAACTACCAAAATGCTGATGGTTCAATTACTGTGCCAGAGGTGTTAAGACCATATATGGGTGGTTTGGAAGTGATTGCGGCTTAATTAAATAATTGCAAATAAATTACCATAAAAAAGCGAATCCTAATGGATTCGCTTTTTCTATAAATTAATGCTGAGCAATATAATCTTCCAACACCTTATTCATTCTACTTTGCCAGCCCTTACCTGTTGCTTTAAAAGCATCAATAACATTTGATGAATAACGAATCGTCACACTCACCTTTTTATTTTGGCTTAACGGTCTGCCTCTTTTTTTGATTTGTGATTGTATTACCAATGCTTGCAAATCGGCCAGCATTTCTTGAAAGGTCAGAGAATTATCAATATCAACCTGTGTCCATTGTGGATTTTCATTATCTATAATCTGGTTTTCTGTTTTTCTCATAAATTGCGCTCTCTATTGAATTTGCTTTTCTAAAACTAATGACTCTAACAACAATCATTTCTCAAACAAAACACTAATGCGTA comes from Mannheimia granulomatis and encodes:
- the serS gene encoding serine--tRNA ligase — encoded protein: MIDQNLLRTNLEEVAQTLKIKRNFILDVERVKNLEDQRKILQVKTETLQAERNARSKNIGAAKARGEDISALLAEVDSMGNELDSTKAELDKVQNEIRDLLLSVPNLPAEEVPIGKDDSENLEVARWGEPRQFDFEVKDHVALGENLNGLDFAAGVKLTASRFVVMKGKLARLHRALSQFMLDLHTEQHGYVETNVPFLVNHDTLYGTGQLPKFGEDLFHTQPLTGQDPNEVQRPFGLIPTAEVPVTNLVRDEIIDEDTLPLRYTAHTPCFRAEAGSYGRDTRGLIRMHQFEKVELVQIVAPEKSMEALEELTGHAEKVLQLLGLPYRKMLLCSGDMSFGSTKTYDLEVWLPAQNTYREISSCSNMWDFQARRMSARSKAKGDKKTRLVHTLNGSGLAVGRTLVAVLENYQNADGSITVPEVLRPYMGGLEVIAA
- a CDS encoding BrnA antitoxin family protein encodes the protein MRKTENQIIDNENPQWTQVDIDNSLTFQEMLADLQALVIQSQIKKRGRPLSQNKKVSVTIRYSSNVIDAFKATGKGWQSRMNKVLEDYIAQH